CTCTCCTCGGCTGCCGCAGGTCCTTTTCCAATAGTATCCCTTATAACAGCAATTCGGGCCACTGTTTCTCCTGGCTCCCCCTGCGACGCGCCCTTTTTCGGCCCTCCCCTAAATGTGGCTCCCTCCGTTTCCAGTCTCCAATCCGGGCGTTTTTCCGCTATGGCCCATCATTGGCTTTGATGTTCGACCTCGCTCGGATTATCTCCTTCTGGTGTGGGCCAGCGTTCGTCACTACTCGGTGCACGCCAATGCTCATCCCCTTCCCGCTACAGGCCAGAACGGACCCGATCCAGGCTGGAGCGGAGTAGGAGGGCGATGGCGGCGGCCAAAATCACGAAAGCTGCTGTGTGGCTGCCGTACACCAAGGCCAGGTCCTGGACGCGCCGACCGCATAGGCCCGGCACCACCATCAGCAAGAAAGCTGTCAGCATACTTCCGAGGATGAAACGCCTTAGTCGCGGGGAGGTTCCCGGAAGGGCCAGCGCTGTGACTAAGGCGATTCCCGGAAAGATCAAAGTCACGGCGTGATGCTTCCAGGTCCTCTCGCTCAGGAGTAACATGCCCAGGACGATCCAGGCATATTCCGCTCCGCGCCGCCAGCCATGGCGTTCCCCTTCACAGGTCCGGCAGAGGTAAACCATCAGAACCAGAAACAGTATTCCCCAGGTTTTCGTCAGGACCCATGCAGCAGCGGGACTGAGATGCAGGACATTGTGGTACGCCGCTGGCACGGGGATGTCTCCTTCCTCGGCCGCCTGATAGCGAATAAACGAGGGACTATCCGTCAACAGGCGGTAGGTCCAGCCCACGAGGGATTGATTGGGATGTTCCGAAGTCACCTCTCCCTTGAGGAGGGGGCGTTCGATCATAAGCCGGTACCAATCGGCTAGCAGTTGCGTATTCCGTTCCCAGCCGAAGATGGCGGACGGCACCAGGAACCACCACACGATCAACCCCGCAGCGGTCGCGAGCAGAATGCGCCAGGAGCGCTTCCAGAGGAAATAGGGGACGAACAACAGCGGTGTCAGCTTGCAGGCAATGGCCAGCGAGAGGAGCGCTCCGGCGGCGGTGTCCCACTGGCGGCGCAGGCTTTCGAGCGAACCGGCGAGAAGGAAGAGAATGAAGATGTTGACGTTGTTGTGGGTCAGATCGCCGATGAGGGCTGGCAAGGCGATGGCCACGCCCACGATCTGCCCGGCTAAGGAGAGAGGCGGCGGTGCCATCAGACCTAGGCACCAGCGGATGGCCAGGAGCGCCAGGGCCGCCTTGACATACAACCACAACAAGGCCCCCGTCAGCGGCGGTAGCGCTGCGAAGGGCCACAACAGGATCGCCATGATCGGCGGATTGGGATACTCCTGCCGCCCCACGTAGATATTCTCCCCGGCGTACAGCTCATGGAGCATCCCCCGCCAGCGCAGGAAGGCGGAGCGTGTCTGGCGGCCCGCCTCATCAGGCGTGAGAACCTTGTGGTAATACTGCACCGAGATGATCGCCAAGCCCGCAAGCAGAGCTAGTGCCACTCCGAGGCGCTCGCGCCGCGCCACGGAGGGGACTTGGGCGGCTCCTTGCCAAAACTCCCGGCATTCCAAACGCGATCCGATCCATCGGAAAGCAAATCGGAGGAAAGCAAATCGAAAAGGCAGAAGTTTCATGACAGCATCCTTGCTCATTCGTCCGGTTTACTTCCGCTCGACCGGGAGGCCGATGAACCGCCTGTGCTCCGCTGTTGCGACTATTGCGGCTCCCTCCGCCCGATCAGGTGCCGCCGCTCCGTCTTCCCCTTCAGCGAGGCCCGTCTTCTCCCTTAGGAAGGCCCGCTCACATCTCCGTAAATCATGGGAGGACTAACTCAGCGGCTCGACCGTGACCTGGAGCGGCTGGGCGCCCCGGTGGACCTGTTCGGGGTCTGGACCGCAAGCCCGAATCTGGTCCGCTTTCAGCTCCGCCACCTCCAGAGGGCCAATCCAAACCGTGGACCGCCCTTTGTGGTGGGCCTCCAGCATCAAAGCCACGCATCGAGGCCAAGAGTAGCCGAAAACCTTGCGCAGCACCCCGACGACGAATTCCATCGTGTTGAGATCGTCATTGTGAAGCACGACGGCATAGGGCGGATGCCGCTGGGTGGTTGTTTCTGGTTCGGTATGTGGTATGGTGGAAGGTAGGGGCATGGTCATAAGGTCTACCGTGCTTTCCAGTTGCGGGTCCCTTGGAAACCGAGTCTGCCGCCGTCTTGTGGGCTGTCCCTTGCGTGAAGAGCAGGAACTGCTCTGTTTCGCGGCGCCCCCCATTATAAATCCCGGCGGTCTGGAAGCAATCGGGTCTTGGAGGGTGAGGGCGGGGTGGTGAGGAAGGCCTGGCTGTGGCGGGGTATTGGGTATAGCGTGGCCAACGGGCCGGGAATCGGTGAAGGTGACGCGCCAAGGCCTGGGGTAGACTTAAGAGCTAAAAGCAGGGACTAAAACATACAAGGGCCTGGGCCAAAGGCGGGAAAGGCCGCAGGGCTAAGAATTGGGGAAAAAGCCACGAAGGAGCGGGTGAGATGATGAATGTTGTCAGTCGGGTGGGAGAGGAGTCATCTCCTTTTGAGCAGACGGCAGGCGTTTGAGCCGACGACCGATGAGGGACTTTAGCGGGCCACGGAAGCCTTGCAGCGGCGGCAGAGCCAGTACCTCTGTAACAGGTGCTTGCCGCGGAGGTAGCGAATCGATTAGCATGCCGCCAAAGCAGATGGGCGGGAAGTTTTTCCAATCCATGGCGGACGATCACTCGTCAGACAGGTAGAGAGATCATGGCCAATACCGGCGTGATTCCGAAGGTCCGAGCGGGTAGCGGTCCGGATAGCGCCGCAGCCGTGGCAAACGTGACGGACTTGCCTGACCCTCCCAGCCCTGAGGACGCGTTGGTGGGCCTGTTCCAAAAGGTCCGGGATGAGTTGCTCAGCACCCTGATGTACCTGTTGGGGAATCGGGATGATGCCCAGGATGCGGCGCAGGAGGCGTTTCTGAAATGTTGGAGGAACCGCCATCAGGTGCACGAAATCCGGGATTTGCGGGCGTGGGTTTTCCGGGTCGCGCTCAACACGGCCAAAGATTATCAGCGCAGCGCCTGGCATCGCAAAACGCGACCGCTGCCGGAGGATGAAGTGATGCTGCCGGGATATGCGGACTGGGCCGGACAACATGTGGAGGATCAGGAAACTCTCGAACGCTTGCGCCGAGCCATCACGCACCTGCGCCCGGAGGAAAAGGAAGTCTTCCTCCTGCGCCAAAATGGCGAATTGACTTATGAGCAGATTGCGGAAATCCGGAATGTTCCTGTGGGCACGGTCAAGACGCAAATGCGCTCAGCCCTCATGAAGCTGCGGCAGGTGTTGAATCCGGAGGCGGGCCGCGGCGACTAGCCTCCGCCCGCGAGGACCCCGGCGTGATCTTTCCAGATAAAACCATCCGCCTTTCCCGGCTGGCTGAGCCGGTAGGGGGAGCCAGTAACCATGATGACGTGCGAACGCTGTGAGCAGTTGCTGCTCGATTATCTTTACGGCCTGGTGGAGAGTACGGAAGCCGAGGCCCTGGAGGCGCACCTGCGCGCCTGTGCTTCGTGCGCTGCAGCGCGAGGCCGGATGGAGCATTTGCAGAAACTGCTGGCCGCCGCTGCCCGCGACCGTTTCCCCCATGTCCGCTTCGATCCGCCCCGCTTCCAGGAGTGTCCGGTTCCGCGGCCTGTTTCGCTCCGCCGTGCTCCCTCCCGGCCTTCGCATCCGGCTCGCTGGCTGGCTTGGGCCGTCGCCGCTGCCATTTGGCTGACAGGACCGCTACTTTTGCTGACCTGGAGCCATCACCGCCGCCAGCTCCAGACCGCCCAGGCGAATTGGCAGGAAAGCCGCCAGTCCCTCATGGACATCGAAGGCCAGCTTCGACAGTATCAGCAGCAGCGCGAGCAACAACTGGCGGAAGCCCGCCGCCGCGTGGCTAGTGCGGAGCAATTGGCCCTTGGCTTACTGGATCGCTGGCTAGCCGAAAGCCGCAAGCTCCAACAAGCAGCGCCCGGTCCTATAGAAATCCACGGCCCCCCTCGACTCCAAGCGGGCGTTCCTAATCATCTGCTTCTCGTCTGGCGGGACACACGCCTGTCTGCCGGGGGACGCTTGCTCGCCGAGATTCGCGATCAGAACGATGCCGTCCTCTTCAGCCAACCTCTGGACCCGGAGCGTTCCGGCGAGCGGCAACTGCTGCGCATTCCCGCGCGACTCTGGAGGCAGGTGACGCCCCAGTCGGAGTTGTTCCTCGTTTTGGTCCGCGAGGATGAACGCACCCGTCATCGCAGCCCGATCCAGGAAAAAATTCGCCTGCAAGGGCCGTTGTATATCACCTTCCTCACGACGGATCGCACTCGCTATCGTCCGGGAGAGACGTTGTATTTCCGCTCCCTAACCCTGGATCGGGTGCATTTTCAGCCGCCGCCGCGAGAACAGTTTCTGGTCTATGCCCTCAAAGACCAGCATGGCCGGATTGTGTCTGGGCTGACGCAATCGGGGACCACGTCGTTGGTGCGGGCGGAAAACGGCGGGCAGGTCGTGCCGGTGTCTGGCCCGGATGGCCAACCGCTCCGGGGTGTCGGTTGCGGCGCCTTTGTCCTGCCACTGGACCTGCCCGAGGGGGAGTATGTCCTCGAGGTGAGCGAGCAGAAACATCCGGCAGGCTATGGCCCCCAAGCCGTTTTGCCGGCCCGTTGTACCGTGCGGATCGAACGGGGGCCGATGGAACAGCTCGCCAAACGTTTAGATTTCCTCGCCCCGACTTTCCGACCGGGTACGTGGGTTGAGGCCCAAGCCCTGGCCCACTTCCGCGGCCAGCCTGCAGCGAAATGGAAGGTGGAAGCAGATGCCACGGTGGATGGACATTCGGTCTCGGTGGAATTGACGCCCCACGGACATACCGACGAGCAGGGACTAGTCCGCCTCCGTTTCCCTCTGCCGCCAGAAGAGCGCTTGCCGCGAGGCGATGTGCGCTTGCAGGTCATCTTTCACACTCCTCAAGGACC
This genomic interval from Thermogemmata fonticola contains the following:
- a CDS encoding glycosyltransferase family 87 protein; translated protein: MKLLPFRFAFLRFAFRWIGSRLECREFWQGAAQVPSVARRERLGVALALLAGLAIISVQYYHKVLTPDEAGRQTRSAFLRWRGMLHELYAGENIYVGRQEYPNPPIMAILLWPFAALPPLTGALLWLYVKAALALLAIRWCLGLMAPPPLSLAGQIVGVAIALPALIGDLTHNNVNIFILFLLAGSLESLRRQWDTAAGALLSLAIACKLTPLLFVPYFLWKRSWRILLATAAGLIVWWFLVPSAIFGWERNTQLLADWYRLMIERPLLKGEVTSEHPNQSLVGWTYRLLTDSPSFIRYQAAEEGDIPVPAAYHNVLHLSPAAAWVLTKTWGILFLVLMVYLCRTCEGERHGWRRGAEYAWIVLGMLLLSERTWKHHAVTLIFPGIALVTALALPGTSPRLRRFILGSMLTAFLLMVVPGLCGRRVQDLALVYGSHTAAFVILAAAIALLLRSSLDRVRSGL
- a CDS encoding ATP-dependent Clp protease adaptor ClpS; its protein translation is MTMPLPSTIPHTEPETTTQRHPPYAVVLHNDDLNTMEFVVGVLRKVFGYSWPRCVALMLEAHHKGRSTVWIGPLEVAELKADQIRACGPDPEQVHRGAQPLQVTVEPLS
- a CDS encoding RNA polymerase sigma factor, whose protein sequence is MANTGVIPKVRAGSGPDSAAAVANVTDLPDPPSPEDALVGLFQKVRDELLSTLMYLLGNRDDAQDAAQEAFLKCWRNRHQVHEIRDLRAWVFRVALNTAKDYQRSAWHRKTRPLPEDEVMLPGYADWAGQHVEDQETLERLRRAITHLRPEEKEVFLLRQNGELTYEQIAEIRNVPVGTVKTQMRSALMKLRQVLNPEAGRGD